In Acidianus brierleyi, one genomic interval encodes:
- a CDS encoding ATP-binding protein, whose amino-acid sequence MNVEEIKSVLKEQREDAENLMSRAIPRDVPKEELLTNLSIPNVLAILGVRRSGKSTLSLLLLKDKNLAYVDFDDERLRNLKSEDLHMVEQAIYELYGNVDYILFDEIQNIQGWEPFVSRLRKTKRIILTGSNSKLLSGELATSLTGRHVDFTLFPFSFKEFLRFKGVNYSEPLTTRERAEIKNYLREHMSIGGFPEALLLNSRQIVNSIYNDILFKDVVQRLKIKRISKFKDFSSAVISLYSSEVSLNRIARMLRIDYKTVDEWFYGLTTSYLIYSVERYTGKLSRIAENKKVYVVDMGIIQEVSIKKDMGRLMENLVAIHLLRKNQNKGVYFVKGEEYEVNFLDEKNGELIQVTYDEEGIKERELSALTKASSLLGFKPKIVTWDMEEIMDYNGKKIELEPLWKFLLR is encoded by the coding sequence GTGAACGTTGAGGAAATAAAAAGCGTTCTGAAGGAACAAAGAGAAGACGCAGAAAACTTAATGAGTAGGGCAATACCCAGAGATGTGCCTAAGGAGGAGTTGCTAACAAATCTATCAATCCCAAATGTTTTAGCAATATTAGGAGTTAGGAGGAGCGGGAAATCTACTCTATCACTCCTATTATTAAAAGACAAAAACTTAGCTTATGTTGACTTTGATGATGAGAGATTGAGAAATTTAAAATCTGAGGATCTGCATATGGTTGAACAAGCAATTTACGAACTTTACGGTAACGTGGATTACATCCTGTTTGACGAAATACAGAACATTCAAGGTTGGGAGCCCTTCGTGAGCAGGCTGAGGAAGACTAAAAGGATAATATTAACCGGGAGTAATTCTAAGTTACTTTCCGGCGAGCTGGCCACAAGCCTAACCGGAAGGCATGTGGACTTCACGCTCTTTCCCTTTTCCTTCAAGGAGTTTCTAAGGTTTAAGGGAGTTAATTACTCCGAACCGCTTACGACAAGGGAGAGGGCTGAGATCAAGAATTACTTAAGGGAGCACATGAGCATAGGAGGTTTTCCTGAAGCGTTGCTGCTAAACAGTAGGCAAATAGTCAACAGCATTTATAATGATATACTGTTTAAAGACGTAGTACAGAGGCTTAAGATAAAGAGGATATCTAAGTTTAAGGACTTTTCCTCAGCAGTAATTTCCCTTTACTCTTCTGAAGTTTCTCTAAATAGAATTGCTAGAATGCTCAGAATTGATTATAAAACTGTTGACGAGTGGTTTTACGGCCTGACCACAAGTTACTTAATTTATTCCGTGGAAAGGTATACCGGAAAGTTGAGCAGAATTGCAGAAAACAAGAAGGTTTACGTAGTTGACATGGGTATTATTCAAGAAGTCTCTATAAAAAAGGATATGGGGAGATTAATGGAGAATTTAGTCGCAATACATTTGCTTAGGAAAAATCAGAACAAGGGAGTTTATTTCGTTAAAGGAGAGGAGTACGAGGTAAACTTTTTAGATGAGAAAAACGGGGAGTTAATACAGGTAACTTATGATGAGGAGGGGATAAAGGAGAGGGAGTTAAGTGCTTTAACTAAAGCCTCCTCATTATTGGGTTTCAAACCCAAAATCGTAACGTGGGACATGGAGGAAATAATGGATTATAACGGTAAGAAAATAGAGTTAGAGCCCTTGTGGAAGTTTTTATTGAGATGA
- a CDS encoding PIN domain-containing protein, which produces MRVVVDTGVLVEVLEGSDLGEKFLKLVNSSKLEPIITNLTLIELTYIICRKYGINKARELVKKLLDSGYFEVVNALEFADHIIETKCNNSISIIDASVIATAKGLGIQALFKLEKELKDKKLENVIFIENI; this is translated from the coding sequence ATGAGGGTAGTAGTTGATACTGGAGTACTAGTTGAGGTTTTAGAAGGATCGGATTTAGGAGAAAAATTCCTTAAGCTTGTTAATAGTAGTAAACTAGAGCCAATAATTACTAATCTGACATTAATTGAGTTAACTTATATAATATGTAGGAAATATGGAATAAATAAGGCTAGAGAATTAGTTAAGAAGTTGCTAGACTCAGGTTATTTTGAAGTAGTTAATGCGTTAGAGTTTGCTGACCATATAATAGAGACGAAGTGCAATAATTCCATTTCTATAATTGATGCTTCTGTTATCGCAACAGCTAAAGGACTAGGAATTCAAGCATTGTTTAAATTAGAGAAAGAATTGAAAGATAAAAAGTTAGAAAATGTCATATTTATAGAGAATATCTAG
- a CDS encoding VapB-type antitoxin, translated as MVEMGLAKNEAFNLIILYSINRTVEEIERKKKVKELTEKWLKGGLPFELPTSNDVISDREQF; from the coding sequence ATGGTTGAAATGGGTTTGGCTAAAAACGAGGCATTTAACTTAATTATACTATACAGCATAAATAGGACTGTAGAAGAAATAGAAAGGAAAAAGAAAGTTAAAGAATTGACCGAAAAATGGTTAAAAGGAGGTTTACCTTTCGAGTTACCTACATCTAACGACGTCATAAGTGATAGAGAACAATTTTAG
- a CDS encoding AAA family ATPase produces the protein MKLHLSNLGPIKHGEIELGDITLFVGKPNTGKSTAMKALFYSLYCPGNLIKLKQDSFEVKDNLFLLRFTIDREGTKENYKSFISDSLPEGEFKLEPINVLDFILTQKLSYEEEYRPSTLPPMYFSKTCSDKDIERLRFSLSNTIYKISVNGDKGEVKVDVSDVSETCLKDNETLSSISTIMLNIAEQPVNSQYCIGFNESLSKNGINGVVYIPYGRSFLVLQKFILQEILNSPTSALPSPFSLLGEVISNIIRGLVMAINPPFKITRPNYLTEYFKGLTTYNEKVFNLIKPLLKGQIANDGGNLVYTEENKKIPWEYVSASILEIVSFLLSVKVGSLILFEEPETQLHEELQLLMGMVLYALSSINRIVISTHSQTIVSTIAHLSMLKPTKEELKDLFEDLEVKDYEALAEAVEKANEKVKVKVYHFTEGEVKDVSIDYVVRGLPGTKDVLEKEFRWFSSLHSKRLFGQK, from the coding sequence ATGAAGTTACACTTATCTAATCTAGGTCCCATAAAGCACGGTGAAATCGAGTTAGGTGACATCACGCTTTTCGTTGGAAAGCCTAACACCGGCAAAAGCACTGCTATGAAAGCGTTATTTTATTCCCTTTACTGTCCAGGTAATCTCATTAAGCTAAAGCAGGACAGCTTTGAGGTAAAGGATAATTTGTTTCTCCTACGCTTCACTATCGACAGAGAGGGAACGAAGGAAAACTACAAGAGTTTCATAAGTGATTCATTACCAGAAGGAGAGTTTAAACTAGAACCTATAAACGTTTTGGATTTCATACTTACTCAAAAACTGAGTTATGAAGAGGAGTACAGACCATCAACGTTACCTCCAATGTATTTTTCGAAAACGTGTAGTGACAAGGATATAGAACGTTTAAGGTTTTCCCTTAGTAACACAATTTACAAAATCAGCGTCAACGGTGATAAAGGAGAAGTTAAGGTTGATGTCTCTGATGTAAGTGAAACCTGCTTAAAGGATAACGAAACTCTTTCATCTATTTCCACCATTATGTTGAATATTGCAGAACAGCCAGTAAACTCCCAGTACTGCATAGGGTTTAACGAGTCTCTAAGCAAAAATGGAATCAACGGCGTTGTTTACATTCCTTACGGTAGGTCTTTCCTAGTGCTTCAGAAGTTTATATTACAAGAAATTTTGAACTCTCCCACGTCGGCATTGCCTTCCCCCTTTTCGTTGTTGGGAGAAGTTATATCTAATATAATTAGAGGATTGGTAATGGCAATAAACCCCCCGTTTAAAATTACAAGACCTAATTATCTGACGGAATACTTCAAGGGCTTAACTACATACAACGAGAAAGTATTCAACTTAATAAAACCGCTATTGAAAGGACAGATAGCAAATGATGGCGGGAACTTAGTTTACACTGAGGAAAATAAGAAAATACCGTGGGAGTACGTTTCAGCTTCAATACTAGAGATCGTAAGTTTTTTGCTCTCGGTAAAGGTGGGGAGTCTGATATTGTTTGAAGAACCTGAAACACAACTACACGAGGAATTACAACTACTAATGGGTATGGTTCTTTACGCTTTATCCTCAATTAACCGTATCGTGATTTCTACTCACAGCCAGACTATAGTTTCCACTATCGCCCACCTGAGTATGTTAAAGCCCACTAAGGAGGAGTTAAAGGACTTGTTTGAGGACTTGGAAGTGAAGGATTACGAGGCGTTAGCAGAAGCTGTAGAAAAGGCTAATGAAAAAGTTAAGGTTAAAGTATATCACTTTACCGAGGGAGAGGTTAAGGATGTGAGTATCGACTATGTCGTGAGGGGTTTGCCTGGTACTAAGGACGTATTGGAAAAGGAGTTTAGGTGGTTTTCATCACTTCATTCGAAGAGACTGTTCGGGCAAAAGTGA
- a CDS encoding GDP-mannose 4,6-dehydratase, with product MFFYHTIFIQLFALGTLSRDYIYIEDVINVMLKVIEKGITGTYNVGTGVGITNLKLLEIIEKVLGKKAKVIYEKERPGDSKYRVANVKKLKEIIGYTPRIGLEEGIRKLKQYFGY from the coding sequence TTGTTTTTCTATCATACTATATTTATTCAATTATTTGCGCTTGGGACACTCTCTAGAGACTATATTTATATCGAAGATGTAATAAATGTAATGCTTAAGGTTATTGAAAAAGGTATAACTGGGACTTATAACGTAGGCACGGGAGTCGGCATTACTAATCTTAAATTGCTTGAGATCATTGAGAAGGTATTGGGCAAAAAAGCCAAGGTGATTTATGAAAAAGAAAGACCCGGTGATTCAAAGTATAGAGTAGCTAATGTAAAGAAGTTAAAGGAGATAATAGGATATACTCCTAGAATCGGTCTAGAAGAAGGAATAAGAAAGCTAAAACAATACTTCGGATATTAA
- a CDS encoding FkbM family methyltransferase, protein MYDSHFVDFDLTGRTVIHAGAYVRETALYYAKKGAIVYAFEPNPDCYKVADLNLKLNHELAKNIALKNYAIGEDDYVEFPKIKCSGAASVYSNVKDKVKVRSVSISTILKEFKINNPDILDIDIKGEEFKVIYDKSLEKFKIIRIEYTTEIEGKN, encoded by the coding sequence TTGTACGATTCTCACTTCGTGGACTTTGATCTTACCGGAAGGACTGTAATCCACGCCGGTGCTTATGTCAGAGAAACTGCACTATATTATGCTAAGAAAGGAGCTATAGTTTACGCTTTTGAACCAAATCCAGATTGTTACAAGGTAGCGGACTTAAACCTCAAACTTAACCATGAATTAGCTAAAAATATAGCTCTTAAGAATTATGCTATAGGTGAGGATGATTACGTAGAATTTCCGAAGATAAAATGCAGTGGAGCTGCCAGCGTTTACAGTAATGTTAAGGATAAAGTTAAAGTTAGAAGCGTAAGTATTTCTACGATTTTAAAAGAATTCAAGATAAATAATCCAGATATACTTGATATAGATATTAAAGGTGAGGAGTTTAAAGTTATATATGATAAAAGTTTAGAGAAATTTAAGATAATAAGAATAGAATACACAACTGAGATAGAAGGCAAAAACTAG
- the cmr3 gene encoding type III-B CRISPR module-associated protein Cmr3, with translation MNYKLILKPLEEYRIGLRQSSGIVIENVDVVSAFPSPTTILGIIGKLGNSKPSDKHEIQDLKEAYKSLTSNELDKNKYNAEDPLIWGPIIKKDDTTNLSVYYPLLFNKVILNVEKYLNLALNPSDINYMEIVKDLHIQRRRMNQINRDSKDTIHLFYQKFFSNEYILEYCVNVNVNDDKVVKLGGENRYSKIDIISSKYNYSEGNYAVLLQPLLFEAGDDYFVKFDKVKGFKCIDEIYGILVEKGNRVDFKVKTTYYALGYGNERRPMLQALPPGTLIKVKEECKEAKALGILSQLGFGAIYRIKNT, from the coding sequence TTGAATTATAAGCTTATTTTAAAACCTTTAGAAGAATACAGAATAGGATTAAGACAAAGTAGCGGAATCGTAATAGAAAACGTAGATGTAGTATCGGCTTTTCCTTCCCCCACTACGATATTGGGAATTATAGGAAAGTTAGGTAATAGTAAGCCTTCCGATAAACATGAAATACAGGACTTAAAGGAGGCTTACAAGTCGTTAACTTCTAATGAATTAGACAAGAATAAGTATAATGCAGAGGATCCATTAATTTGGGGACCGATAATTAAGAAAGATGATACTACTAACCTCTCAGTATACTATCCCTTACTCTTTAATAAAGTAATCCTTAACGTGGAGAAATATCTAAACCTAGCGTTAAATCCATCAGACATAAATTATATGGAGATAGTGAAGGATTTACATATACAACGTAGAAGGATGAATCAAATAAATAGAGATAGTAAGGATACTATTCATTTGTTTTATCAGAAATTCTTTTCAAATGAATATATATTAGAGTACTGCGTAAATGTCAATGTTAACGATGATAAAGTAGTGAAATTAGGGGGTGAAAATAGATATTCAAAAATAGATATCATATCTAGTAAATACAACTATAGTGAAGGTAATTACGCAGTATTATTGCAACCTTTATTATTTGAAGCAGGAGATGATTATTTCGTTAAGTTTGATAAAGTTAAGGGATTTAAATGCATTGATGAAATTTATGGCATTTTGGTAGAAAAAGGTAATAGAGTGGACTTTAAGGTTAAGACGACATATTATGCTTTGGGTTATGGCAATGAAAGGAGACCTATGCTTCAAGCTTTACCACCAGGTACTCTTATTAAAGTGAAGGAAGAGTGTAAGGAAGCTAAAGCTTTAGGAATTTTAAGCCAGTTAGGCTTTGGAGCTATTTACCGAATAAAAAATACTTAA
- the cas10 gene encoding type III-B CRISPR-associated protein Cas10/Cmr2: MVDDNFFLYKIYALFHDPPHKMTVNLRQTGYEFFRDLVKEQKLCECLTVKIYSELGLNNRDRIYNICEADKNEELNNSKHKEENSRHKKVKNRYIKAHEIEALLFLSYLVWDTNFFNSMKQTVGSLALPMLKNNEAKKAKQIVHSADIYASEFNRWVLNYLYLSHVSGGMVKYFNFHNIFNPEKFSESNYDINKNNLEKFSNKFKSIINTNNISSIGDLYFLIYTIYEPLWIYYNLPVEVEDSRAPYFTIFDHLYASAAMVNWTYFNGKPKKTKPVKPSGFYVVIDIPGVQGIINSARKASDYWAGSWMLSMIIWLTAWQLIKEYGPDVLLAPTARFNPLYYAMVMNYLKTKGVIDDSTRKEIDEILNSVLGDLSGIYDYKNFLREPIIPATISLILAKEERSCEIKTKILKYYRDAYNCIAKEIPRGKIESGLCKEFITAFGIEKLNSGKNEEPFVRALVKEAERYTDMLLIRPAIYIIDIDEVKSEIEKDINNHEDLHKIQPSIYKQPSKYKWNHKMENDPCELSPYFSSYYLFHYISTKLYREKIKEIYKREVLPKPEWFNNLERKFDYKNGGKDWEYCTVCGNEPAIFNFRKKEREDDYSKETKCELKNLVNYDSNRLEENDEGLSRLKVWFKPGEKLGPLCILKRGLYYSLHYAGLKVFMSTDDIAYSYYKEAINPEVENIEGCEKFEEFLNSEETNVYATFGNPITARKVINKCSSITEKSLSCLTKEYDIDRATKSFVNTIKGYRDSYAIIKADADDMTELARAEINAVKYIKITNNIKTNNIEKSYDYACSLAEIINNGYILMSPTYRVALSTAMMITLLRDIKTVEVDNYGQIIYAGGDDVVALVPIDRLIDTLIGLEKNFVSEDGFFKVRNWYIPSMSPHGRSFSVRISNIADFMTNEIQTATELLNEVKTVEWCSNGDYKKKFSVIISSSRSNYVSILPMGDFKNLELLKKMWLLNLSGILSSSVFEDYEMGFKKLVDPLSDKENAQLINRLINYVLIRNNGKDLKRDFKINIMHVTARDYKKSNIFDEIFKTFRLMRGIL, translated from the coding sequence ATGGTAGACGATAACTTCTTTTTGTATAAAATTTATGCATTATTTCACGATCCTCCACATAAAATGACTGTTAATCTTAGACAGACAGGGTACGAGTTTTTCAGAGATCTCGTTAAAGAGCAGAAATTATGTGAATGCCTTACGGTAAAAATATACTCAGAGTTGGGACTAAACAATAGAGATCGGATATATAATATATGTGAGGCTGACAAGAATGAAGAATTAAATAATTCAAAACATAAAGAGGAAAATTCAAGACACAAAAAAGTAAAAAATAGATATATAAAAGCACATGAAATAGAGGCTTTATTATTTCTATCATACCTTGTTTGGGATACCAATTTTTTTAATTCTATGAAACAGACTGTTGGATCATTAGCTCTACCTATGTTAAAAAATAATGAAGCAAAAAAGGCTAAGCAAATAGTTCATAGTGCGGATATCTACGCGTCAGAGTTTAATAGGTGGGTGCTTAACTACCTTTATTTAAGCCATGTATCGGGAGGTATGGTTAAATATTTTAATTTTCATAATATATTTAATCCAGAAAAATTTTCAGAATCAAATTATGATATAAATAAGAATAATTTAGAAAAATTTAGTAATAAATTTAAAAGTATAATTAATACTAATAATATATCTTCAATCGGGGATTTATATTTCCTTATTTATACAATATATGAACCTTTGTGGATATATTATAATCTGCCAGTGGAGGTTGAAGATTCTAGGGCTCCATATTTTACTATATTCGACCATCTGTATGCTTCTGCAGCAATGGTAAACTGGACATATTTTAATGGAAAACCCAAAAAGACTAAGCCTGTAAAACCAAGCGGATTTTATGTTGTAATAGATATTCCTGGAGTACAAGGAATTATAAATTCTGCGAGGAAGGCTAGCGATTATTGGGCTGGAAGCTGGATGTTATCGATGATAATTTGGTTAACAGCGTGGCAATTAATTAAGGAATATGGGCCAGACGTTTTGCTAGCCCCTACTGCTAGATTTAATCCACTTTATTATGCTATGGTAATGAATTACCTTAAAACAAAGGGCGTTATTGACGACTCTACTAGAAAAGAAATTGATGAGATTTTGAATTCTGTGTTAGGAGATCTTAGCGGAATATATGATTATAAGAATTTTTTGAGAGAACCTATAATTCCTGCTACGATAAGCTTAATATTAGCTAAAGAAGAGAGGAGTTGCGAAATTAAGACTAAAATTCTCAAGTATTATAGAGATGCATATAATTGTATTGCGAAAGAAATTCCTAGAGGTAAAATTGAAAGCGGGCTGTGTAAAGAGTTTATTACGGCTTTTGGAATTGAAAAACTTAATTCAGGTAAAAATGAAGAACCTTTTGTTAGAGCACTAGTTAAGGAGGCTGAGAGATATACTGATATGCTACTAATTAGACCTGCTATATATATTATAGATATTGATGAAGTAAAAAGTGAAATAGAGAAAGATATTAATAATCATGAGGATTTGCATAAAATTCAGCCTAGTATATACAAGCAGCCTAGTAAATATAAGTGGAATCATAAAATGGAAAATGATCCTTGTGAACTTAGTCCGTATTTTAGCTCATATTATCTATTTCATTACATATCAACTAAATTATACAGAGAAAAGATTAAGGAGATATATAAACGCGAGGTACTGCCTAAGCCGGAATGGTTTAACAACTTGGAACGCAAATTCGATTATAAAAACGGAGGGAAGGATTGGGAATACTGTACGGTATGTGGTAATGAGCCTGCAATATTTAATTTTAGGAAAAAAGAAAGAGAAGATGATTATTCTAAGGAAACCAAATGTGAATTAAAAAATCTCGTTAATTATGATTCTAATCGGCTAGAAGAGAATGATGAAGGATTGAGTAGACTAAAGGTTTGGTTTAAGCCTGGAGAAAAATTAGGTCCTCTATGCATATTAAAGAGAGGCTTATATTATTCACTACATTACGCTGGGCTTAAAGTATTCATGAGCACGGATGATATTGCTTACAGTTATTATAAGGAAGCCATCAATCCAGAAGTTGAGAACATAGAAGGTTGTGAGAAATTTGAGGAATTCTTGAATAGTGAGGAAACAAACGTTTATGCCACATTCGGAAATCCCATAACTGCTAGGAAGGTAATTAATAAATGCTCTTCAATAACAGAAAAGAGCTTAAGCTGTCTAACCAAGGAGTATGACATAGATAGGGCAACTAAATCTTTCGTAAATACTATAAAAGGTTATAGAGACTCTTATGCAATAATTAAGGCAGACGCTGACGATATGACGGAATTAGCAAGGGCTGAAATAAATGCAGTAAAATATATCAAAATAACTAATAATATTAAAACTAATAATATAGAAAAATCTTACGATTACGCTTGTAGTTTAGCTGAAATTATTAATAATGGATATATCTTAATGTCTCCAACGTATAGAGTAGCGTTATCCACAGCAATGATGATAACGTTACTTAGGGATATAAAGACTGTAGAAGTTGATAATTACGGTCAAATAATTTATGCAGGCGGTGATGACGTTGTAGCCTTAGTTCCTATAGACAGATTAATTGATACGTTGATAGGTTTAGAGAAGAATTTTGTAAGTGAAGATGGTTTCTTTAAGGTTAGGAATTGGTATATTCCTTCAATGTCTCCTCATGGAAGATCGTTCTCTGTTAGAATTTCAAACATAGCAGATTTTATGACTAATGAAATACAAACTGCGACTGAATTACTTAATGAGGTAAAAACTGTAGAGTGGTGTAGTAATGGAGATTATAAGAAAAAGTTCTCAGTTATTATATCTTCCTCAAGGTCTAACTATGTGAGTATATTACCCATGGGAGATTTCAAGAATTTAGAGTTATTAAAGAAAATGTGGTTACTTAATTTAAGTGGTATATTAAGCTCTTCAGTATTTGAAGACTATGAAATGGGATTCAAGAAATTAGTAGACCCATTATCTGATAAAGAAAATGCACAGCTAATTAATAGGTTAATTAATTATGTGTTGATAAGAAATAACGGGAAAGATTTGAAAAGAGATTTCAAAATAAATATCATGCATGTGACTGCTAGAGATTATAAAAAAAGTAATATTTTTGATGAAATATTCAAAACTTTTAGGTTAATGAGGGGTATACTTTGA
- the cmr6 gene encoding type III-B CRISPR module RAMP protein Cmr6: MQANNCIFNAIQYYVSNMLNNPYKKEEIKRELLKNLVSCSFSEKMDIANKSLEEGVNALRSLGYCAIDIKARTTKKLYVGISEISPFYLFFETGLTWNLALDLPYIPGSIIKGTLRSYMIDLCRENEECISYVYQIFGIPENERHRSENVEIYVTGLDSSSSLLVALDSYPISGDKLLAGDIITPHYFKEGKVVKNEYQANPTPIPRVAINEGITFRFAIGIHRDVIPLFQEWTNSIGYNGGGLSFFVPILYAFKQGIGAKTTRGYGEFDFEDFSLVSFNFTRPKKLGKARVRVNGRR; this comes from the coding sequence ATGCAAGCTAATAACTGCATATTCAATGCTATTCAATATTATGTTAGTAACATGCTTAATAATCCTTACAAGAAAGAGGAAATAAAAAGAGAGTTATTAAAGAACTTAGTTTCGTGCTCTTTTTCTGAAAAGATGGATATAGCTAATAAATCGTTAGAGGAAGGAGTGAACGCCTTAAGAAGTTTAGGCTATTGTGCAATAGATATTAAAGCGAGGACTACAAAGAAACTTTACGTTGGTATTTCTGAGATTTCTCCTTTCTATCTCTTTTTCGAGACCGGATTAACGTGGAATTTAGCATTAGACTTGCCTTACATTCCCGGGTCTATAATTAAGGGAACTCTAAGGAGTTATATGATAGATCTATGTAGAGAAAATGAGGAGTGTATAAGTTACGTTTATCAGATTTTCGGTATCCCAGAGAATGAGAGACATAGGAGCGAAAATGTAGAGATTTACGTAACCGGTTTAGACTCTTCATCCTCTTTGTTGGTAGCTTTAGACTCTTATCCTATAAGTGGAGATAAATTGCTTGCCGGAGATATAATTACTCCGCACTATTTTAAAGAGGGTAAGGTGGTAAAGAATGAATATCAAGCTAATCCAACTCCTATACCGAGGGTTGCTATAAATGAGGGCATAACTTTTAGATTTGCTATAGGAATTCATCGAGATGTAATTCCTCTGTTTCAAGAATGGACAAATAGCATAGGTTATAATGGAGGCGGTTTATCATTTTTTGTTCCAATACTTTACGCGTTTAAACAAGGTATTGGTGCTAAAACTACAAGGGGTTATGGTGAATTTGACTTTGAAGACTTTTCTCTCGTCAGTTTCAATTTCACTAGACCTAAAAAGTTAGGGAAAGCGAGGGTGAGAGTTAATGGTAGACGATAA
- a CDS encoding type III-B CRISPR module-associated protein Cmr5 codes for MDEVDYALEIGEKVLNLSKKCRGKDSIRGFRSRAREFPQMMQQMDLIPSMTFLLSKIDDSILIPSIMYFSQAEENVTEKLCNEFKEEGYTSYLIVNFEWIKFKLQDIQFIDKCIKSSKSIEEIASDLLNSYIKNDLISVLKTLKDNVELLSEVEDSVLNLSIEIKKIVDGIYSGED; via the coding sequence GTGGATGAAGTAGATTATGCACTAGAGATCGGGGAAAAAGTTCTTAATTTAAGTAAAAAATGTAGAGGTAAGGATTCAATAAGAGGTTTTAGGAGTAGGGCTAGAGAATTTCCTCAAATGATGCAGCAAATGGACTTAATTCCTTCAATGACTTTCCTATTATCAAAAATCGATGATTCAATTTTAATTCCTTCAATAATGTATTTTAGTCAAGCTGAGGAAAACGTTACAGAGAAATTGTGTAATGAATTTAAAGAAGAAGGTTATACTTCATATTTAATAGTAAACTTTGAGTGGATAAAGTTTAAGCTTCAAGATATCCAATTTATCGATAAATGCATTAAGTCTTCTAAATCAATTGAAGAGATAGCTTCCGATTTATTAAATAGTTATATAAAGAACGATTTAATTTCAGTATTAAAAACTCTGAAGGATAACGTAGAACTCTTGTCGGAAGTTGAAGATTCTGTACTTAATCTTTCCATAGAGATAAAGAAAATAGTAGACGGTATTTATAGCGGTGAAGATTAA
- the cmr4 gene encoding type III-B CRISPR module RAMP protein Cmr4 yields the protein MVNGYSLLMKGLFILAYAVTNLHPGAGRGYGIVDLSVQKDQLGYPIIYSSAFKGPLKALCASDAINDSGRINCKRKPECCCLFGSEPDDEESSKGILNVLDLPLFSVPAPIHDGFTQLSVDYLISRTNNIFNIISEINEYVGSLGNEISLLLHEHESGEEREVYNSKAKLFNIKGFRILSSLPLFNGKLAVSKDKKVIDKSLIIYTRNRLNLLTKVVTEGGLWSEEYIPMGSFFIGGLIIDENVQNNFCGGEMGKLTCDNLRFLSYLSKVFHASKISDDIYSFYLNIGGKESIGKGLVKVFLGV from the coding sequence ATGGTAAATGGCTATTCTTTACTAATGAAAGGTCTTTTCATTTTAGCTTATGCGGTCACTAACTTACATCCTGGTGCAGGAAGAGGTTACGGAATAGTAGATTTGTCAGTACAGAAAGATCAGCTGGGCTATCCTATAATTTATTCTTCGGCTTTTAAAGGTCCTTTGAAGGCTTTGTGTGCAAGTGACGCAATTAATGATTCTGGAAGAATAAATTGCAAGAGAAAACCGGAATGTTGCTGTTTGTTTGGAAGTGAACCTGATGATGAAGAGAGCAGTAAAGGTATACTTAACGTATTGGACTTACCATTGTTTTCGGTCCCAGCACCTATACATGACGGTTTTACACAATTAAGTGTAGATTATTTAATTTCTAGAACTAATAACATTTTTAATATAATAAGTGAAATAAATGAGTATGTAGGAAGTTTAGGAAATGAAATTTCCTTACTTTTACATGAGCATGAGAGTGGTGAGGAAAGAGAAGTTTATAATAGCAAGGCTAAATTGTTCAACATAAAAGGATTTAGGATCTTAAGTTCTTTACCTTTGTTTAATGGTAAACTCGCTGTTTCTAAAGATAAGAAGGTTATTGATAAGTCTTTAATAATTTATACTAGGAATAGATTAAATCTTTTGACTAAGGTAGTTACGGAAGGAGGATTATGGAGCGAGGAGTACATTCCTATGGGTTCATTTTTCATAGGAGGGTTAATTATTGATGAGAATGTCCAGAATAACTTTTGTGGAGGCGAAATGGGTAAGCTAACTTGTGATAACTTACGCTTTTTATCTTATCTTTCTAAAGTATTTCATGCGAGTAAAATTTCTGATGACATTTATTCCTTTTATCTTAACATAGGAGGTAAGGAGAGTATTGGTAAAGGATTAGTAAAAGTTTTCTTAGGTGTTTGA